A DNA window from Mastacembelus armatus chromosome 11, fMasArm1.2, whole genome shotgun sequence contains the following coding sequences:
- the txnl4a gene encoding thioredoxin-like protein 4A, producing the protein MSYMLPHLHNGWQVDQAILSEEDRVLVIRFGHDWDPTCMKMDEVLYSIAEKVKNFAVIYLVDITEVPDFNKMYELYDPCTVMFFFRNKHIMIDLGTGNNNKINWTMEDKQEMIDIIETVYRGARKGRGLVVSPKDYSTKYRY; encoded by the exons ATGTCCTACATGTTACCACATCTCCATAATGGCTGGCAGGTCGACCAAGCCATCCTGTCTGAGGAGGACCGAGTCCTCGTGATCCGCTTCGGTCACGACTGGGACCCAACATGCATGAAAATGGACGAAGTCCTGTACAGCATCGCTGAAAAG GTAAAGAATTTTGCAGTCATTTATTTGGTGGACATCACAGAAGTGCCGGACTTCAACAAGATGTACGAGTTGTATGACCCCTGCACTGTCATGTTCTTTTTCAG gAACAAACACATCATGATTGATCTGGGCACCGGTAACAACAACAAGATCAACTGGACAATGGAAGACAAGCAGGAAATGATAGACATTATTGAAACCGTGTACCGAGGAGCAAGAAAAGGAAGAGGTCTTGTTGTGTCTCCTAAGGATTATTCTACAAAATATagatattga
- the LOC113126764 gene encoding E3 ubiquitin-protein ligase ZNRF2-like: MGAKQSSPVFDGRTRAYSSSDLPSGNSRGGERIAGFRYTNGPDGPRIRYTGGGPTSSGLSIPAGGRSGSYVLNQSLDGTDGDDEGQLPPEGHRLLIGSLPTHLSPHLMGGFHCPICSKFMVSDEIEKHLLMCFSKTRLTYNKDILSKDSGECAICLEELEQGDTIARLPCLCIYHKGCIDEWFEVNRSCPEHPTD, translated from the exons ATGGGGGCCAAACAGAGCAGCCCTGTATTTGATGGCAGAACTCGGGCTTATTCGAGTTCCGATCTGCCATCTGGAAACTCCAGGGGAGGGGAAAGGATTGCCGGATTTAGGTACACAAATGGACCCGATGGGCCCCGGATCCGCTACACCGGTGGAGGACCGACGAGCTCTGGGCTCAGTATACCGGCCGGGGGCAGATCAGGGTCATACGTACTCAATCAAAGTCTGGATGGCACTGATGGCGACGACGAGGGCCAGCTGCCACCTGAGGGCCACAGGCTGCTTATAGGGTCCCTGCCGACTCATCTGTCCCCTCACCTGATGGGAG GTTTCCACTGTCCGATTTGCTCCAAGTTCATGGTGTCAGATGAAATAGAGAAGCACCTGCTCATGTGTTTCAGCAAAACACGCCTCACCTACAACA AGGACATCCTGTCCAAAGACTCTGGGGAATGTGCCATCTGTTTAGAAGAGCTGGAGCAGGGAGACACCATCGCCAGGCTTCCCTGCCTGTGTATATACCATAAAGG gTGTATAGATGAGTGGTTTGAGGTGAATCGCTCATGTCCGGAGCATCCCACTGACTAG